GTTCAGGGAGAGGGCGATCTCGACGTTGCGCATGGTGCGCTCGAACTGCTCCTCGGCATCCTCGCGGTTTAGCGCGACGCGCTGGAGCTGGGGCGCCGGCCCTTCTTCGTCCCCGACAAACTCGAGGAGGATGGCGTCTCCAGCGGCGGCAAGGGGACGCGGGACGTCGCAGCCGGCATCGTGCAGCTCTTTGAGGACCTCGTACTCGTGGTGGACCCAGGCGCCGGTCTGGACTTCGCGGCCGAAGCGGGTCTTCTTGGCCAGAGCGCGCTTGGCCTGGCCCTTCATGCCGCGAGTGCGCTCCTCCTGATAGACGGCGTCGTTCTTGAAGCGGTACTGCCGGGCGCGGAAGACTTTAGCGGCGACCAGGCCGGCCGGCTCGCCGGCCGGTCGGCCAGGAGCGACGGCCGGGGAGCCGCTTCCCGCCTCCTCTGCCTCTTGCTGGACTGCCGGGCTGCCGGACTGCTGAAGCGCCGCGCCGCCCTGCCACCCGTGCAGCCGGCGGGACATGTCGGCAGCAAGAAATCGCCCCGCCGCACAGCAGTACACCGAGGCCTCTTTACCGATGCTGACCAGATAGAGGACCTCGGAGATGAGGCCCTGGTCGTAGAAGGAGTCGAGCTGCTGGACGTGGTCGCGGCCCTGGGAGCGTCTCTGCATTCCCAGGCCGCCAACGTGGCCGCCCTCGGCCAGCGCTTCGTAGTCGTGTGTCACTTGAGTCTCCTCGATGGCCCGGACCTTCGGACACCGGACTTGCGGCATGGTGTGGCCGGACTCCCGGATGTGCGCAGTCTGGGCCAGTGGCCGGCTGGCGGGCCGGCGGCCTCGTGGCCAGGGCGTCTGATGGCCCCGACCGACTAGCCGCGGCGCCGGCCAGCCGAAATGGCAAGCGAAAGGCCGCCCCGAGGGACGGCCTGGCGACGCGATCGACGGGTATCGATCAGGGGGTCAGGAGACGGCCTTCGGAGGGCACGGTGCGCTGAGGCTGTGAGCAAGTACTGTTGCCATGTGTCGCGCCCTCCTTCGTGTGCAGTAGAACGCGAGACAGCGTACGGGTGCGCAGGCAGGGGTGTCAACGATCTCGAGCGCGGAAGCGGCAGCGCGAGCGCGGCACTGCGGTGGTGCGAGGCATCAGGCGGGGCAGGGCGGAGCCCGTCGCAGGTGGGCAGGAGCGGGTGCCTGCGCCTTGAGGGGTGGGGTCTGCGGGGCCTAAGATCGAGTCGTGCCCCGCGACGCCGAGACGTTGTCCCTTATCGCCCTCTCGCTGGACGAATATCACCGCATAGTCGACCTCCTCGACCGCGAGCCGAATGACGTGGAGCTCGGCATGTTCGGCGCGATGTGGAGCGAGCACTGCGGCTACAAGAACAGCAAGCCGCTGCTGCGGATGTTCCCGAGCACGGGCCCTCATGTGCTCACGACGCGCGGCGGCGAGAACGCGGGCGCTGTCGACATCGGCGGCGGGATGTGCGCGGTCTTCAAGATCGAGTCGCACAACCATCCCTCGGCGGTCGAGCCCTATCAGGGCGCGGCTACGGGGGTTGGCGGCATCGTGCGCGACATCTTCGCGATGGGCGCGCGGCCCATCGCCATCCTCGATTCGCTGCGGTTCGGCCCACTGCGGCCCGGTCCAGGCACCTCGCCGGAGGTGGCGGCGCGCAACCGCGCCCTCTTCCGGGGTGTGGTCGGCGGCATTGGCGGCTACGGCAACTGCCTCGGGGTGCCCACGGTCGGCGGGGAGGTGTCGTTCGCGCCCTCCTACAGCGGGAACCCGCTGGTGAACGCGATGTGTGTCGGCATCGCCCGCGCCGACAGGCTGCTGCGCGCGGTCGCCAAAGGGGCGGGCAACCCGATAATCCTGGTCGGCGCGGACACTGGCCGGGACGGAATCGGCGGAGCCAACGTCCTCGCGTCGCGCACCTTCGAGCAAGGGCAGGAGGAGCTGCGGCCTACGGTCCAGGTGGGGAACCCGTTCCTGGAGAAGCTGCTGATGGAGGCGTGCGTGGAGCTGGCCGAGAAGCACGC
This genomic interval from Dehalococcoidia bacterium contains the following:
- a CDS encoding RIO1 family regulatory kinase/ATPase, whose translation is MTHDYEALAEGGHVGGLGMQRRSQGRDHVQQLDSFYDQGLISEVLYLVSIGKEASVYCCAAGRFLAADMSRRLHGWQGGAALQQSGSPAVQQEAEEAGSGSPAVAPGRPAGEPAGLVAAKVFRARQYRFKNDAVYQEERTRGMKGQAKRALAKKTRFGREVQTGAWVHHEYEVLKELHDAGCDVPRPLAAAGDAILLEFVGDEEGPAPQLQRVALNREDAEEQFERTMRNVEIALSLNRIHGDLSAHNILWWGGRVVLIDFPQAVDARFNSQAQQLLERDIANVVRYFSQFGVRAEAWRLSRDLWRRYMRAEL